GCCAGTGGAGCAGTTTGAGTTGGCGTTCAGGCCAGAGAAAATCCGAATTGGAATTCGTACTTAAGGTTCACACTGGCAGAGCCAGTGGCACCCCTTAGCGCGATGATGGTGGCTGATAAGGGTTATTGGGGTCCACCGGTGGATAGCTGGGGGGCAATTGCATCGGCGGGGAACCGGGGGGAGGTGGCATCATTCCCGGGACATACGTGCCGCTCAGCGAGGGATCGTAAATCGAAACTTTCCACGAGTTGAACAGAATGATCGCCAGCACCATCACACCGATGACCACACCGATGTCGATCAGCAGCGCGTAGTTGGAAACCGATTCGGGATTTCCCCCTGTCATCACGACATAGAGCCCGATGGCAAATCCAAACACAAATGACAAGGGGAGCGACGACAGGAGAATGCCTCCAATCACTCGTGCCCTCCAGCCTTCCACCTTGTGCGTTTTCTGCTGAATCTTCCCGGTGTAGAGGTAATAAATCCCCAGGCCGAGCATCACGACTTGAAGCATGAAAGGTTCTCGCTAAAAAATGCCGAGCGAAGCCCTGAAACGAGCAGGCACGCCGCGTATCGTAGGCATTCGGCGCTCGAAAAGAAAGCATTTCGAAGTCGCCACGCCACACGATTGCCAAGCTGACGATTCCTTAGCTCGCAGGGAGCGAAACGACGAGCGTTGTCCCGCCTCCGGGCGAGCTTTTCACTGCCAGCTTCCCACCCAGCAATTCCGCCCGCAGCTTGATGCCGCGTAGGCCAAAATGACCGCTCGGAACTTCCGCCGGGACAAAGCCGCAGCCGCGATCCGCGATGGTGAGAATCAGCTGATCACTTTCGCTCGCCAGATGGACCTGTGCAGCGCGCTGGCCGCTATGCCGGGCGACATTTCGCAGCGACTCGCCGAGCACACGCGTCAGATGCCACGCCTGAGCGGAGCTGAGCTGCGCCGGACTGGGCTGCTTGTCGACGTGACACGTGACTTGCAGGTCGAGCGCCAGCGCTAGCGAAGCGCAGCACTTCGGCACCAATTCGTGTGCGGTGATGGGGCTAGAGGGCTGCTCGTGAATATCCGAGAGTAGCGCGCGAAGTTCTGTCACCGCACTTCGCACCAGCTCCGTGCCGCGCTGCTGATTCGCCAGATTCCCCTCCCCTGCTGCAGCTGCCTCGAGAAACATCAAGGCAGCGGTGAGGGACTGAATCGCGCCGTCGTGCAATTCCAGCCCGAGCAGCAAAAGTGCGTCGGGCTGTCGACTGGACGATGACATCGCAGCTCAATTCTTCTGGCAAAGCTCGCTTAGAAATAGCGATTGAAGAGGTTCTCGAGCATCTCTTGGCGGCCACTCTTGTGCGGCGAGATTTCACCCTTTTCGAGCATGTAGGCTTCGAGCGTTTCGAAGGTCGCCTTGCCCGATTCGATCTCGGCGCCGATGCCGCTGTCCCACGTGCTGTAGCGATCTTTCACGAACTTCGTGAACTCACCATCGGCACGCATTTCAGCAGCGATCTTCAGGCCGCGAGCAAACGCGTCCATGCCACCGATATGGGCGTAGAACAGATCGATCGGCTCGAAGCTTTCGCGACGAACCTTGGCATCGAAGTTCACACCACCGGCCCCCATGCCACCCCACTTCAAAATCGCGAGCATGCACTCGGTGGTGAGGTACAAGTTGGTGGGGAATTGATCGGTGTCCCAGCCCAGCAGCAGATCGCCGGTGTTGGCATCGATGGAGCCGAGCGCACCTT
This window of the Pirellula staleyi DSM 6068 genome carries:
- a CDS encoding ATP-binding protein, with protein sequence MSSSSRQPDALLLLGLELHDGAIQSLTAALMFLEAAAAGEGNLANQQRGTELVRSAVTELRALLSDIHEQPSSPITAHELVPKCCASLALALDLQVTCHVDKQPSPAQLSSAQAWHLTRVLGESLRNVARHSGQRAAQVHLASESDQLILTIADRGCGFVPAEVPSGHFGLRGIKLRAELLGGKLAVKSSPGGGTTLVVSLPAS